A window of Sodalis praecaptivus genomic DNA:
AATTCATTGTTGCCGGAGGCGAGTAATATTCAAGGCGCGTGAATTAATTTCAATTTGCCCGCGGCGGGGGTGAATCGATTACAGCGATGGGGCGCAAAGAGGAAACGGACACAAGCGCGGCCCGGTGTAAACGGGCCTGAGCGACGACACCCAAGGCAGCGGCAACCATGGAAAAGGCGCGATACCACATTGTGGGTTATTGGCGAAGGTGCGCACGGCATGAAGATGGGTGATATTGCCACCGAGACGACGTGGGGATGCGGCGTAAAACGCACGGCATGACAATGGGTCGCTTTGCCGTCGAGAGGATTTGGGGATAGAGTGTAAAACGCACGACTCGCATCTGGGGTCAAAGCGACGGAGCGGTCGGGGTATAACGCACCACAGGGCATTACGGCGGGAATGTAACAAGTCATAAGCGCTAGCGGCCCCCGTTTGCCACGAGAACCGCTAGCCCCGCACGTCTCCTGCTGCAATGGCGCGCCGTTGAGGCTGCCCCCGCCCTTCCTTATCTGAAAGGTATGAACGACGTACGGCGCCGGCCACGCCCGCCGTTTCTCGTTGCGTTCCGCTGCCTCGGACGGCCCGCCGCTGCGCGCTTAGAGCAATTGCGCCAGGCGGTTTAGATCCGACTGAATAGCCCCGGCGGTCACATCCCGCCCGGCGCCGGGCCCGCGGATAACCAGCGGGTTATCACGGTACCAGCGGCTCTCGATAGCGAAAACATTGTCGCAAGGCAGCAATGAGGCCATCGGGTGTTCCCGCCGCACCGCCTCCACGCCGACTCGCGCCTTGCCGTTAGCCTCGAAGCGCGCAATATAGCGCAGCACCAGCCCCATTTCCTTCGCCGCTTCCAGCCGCTGCAGCATGTGTTCGTTAAGCGCCTCGCCGCCCTCTTCAAAGAAGTGATCTACCGACCCCGCTTCATGACCGGGCGCCACCAGCGATTCGACCCGCACCTGATTAGGCTCGATAGCATACCCCGCCTCGCGGGCCAAAATCACCAGTTTACGCATGACGTCCTGACCGGAAAGATCGACGCGCGGATCCGGCTCCGTCAGCCCCTGTTGCCAGGCTTGCTCCACCAGTTCGGTAAAGGGCACGCTGCCGTCAAACTGCAAAAACAGCCAGGACAGGGTGCCGGAGAAGATACCGCTGATGGAGAGGATGCTGTCGCCGCTGTCCAGTAAATCCCGCACCGTATGGTTCACCGGCAGGCCGGCGCCCACTGTCGCGTTGTAAAGCCAGTGGCGACCGGTTTTGGCGAAGGCGTCGCGCACCTGACGATAGTTGTCGCCGCCCGACGCGCCCGCCAGTTTGTTGGCGCTGATGACGTGGAAGCCGTAGCTGGCGAAATCCAGATACTGATCAGCAACGGCCTCGCTGGCGGTCACATCCAGCACGACCAGATCGTCATACGGGTGGGCGCGCATCCACAAAAACAGATCTTCCGGCTCCGTAAGCGTCGCCTCGTCGTTGAAAAAGGCCAGCGCCCGGCTGGCATCCAACCCGTCGTAGCTAAGCAGGCTGCGCTGACTGTCCACCACACCGCTGAGAATGAATTCAAAGCCGGTGCGCGCCGACAGGTTTTTTTGCTCGCGGGCAAAAAGCTCCAGCCAGCGGGAGCCAATATTGCCTTTGCCGAACAGCATCAGGCCGATACGTTTTTCGGCGCGAAACAGCGAGGTGTGCAGCCCCTGTATAACATGCTCGGTAGGCCCGACGCGCAGTACCGCCACCAGACTGATGCCGTCCTCGGCCTGCCAAAAGAATTCGATAGGTTGATACTTCAGTTGCTGATAGAAACGGTGGCTGTGCAGCGGATTTTTCGCCACGCCGGCGCCCACCAGCGCCACCAGCGCCACTCCCTCGCGCAGTTGTAAATGCGCCGGTAAACCGGCCTGTTCAAGGCTATGCAGCGCGCTACCGGCGACCTCAGAGGTGTAGCACAGCTGCAGCAAACGCCGGTCGCGGTGCACCCCTACCGCCAGCGGTTTGATCTGGGCGCGTTTTAGTACCAGCTCCATCTCTTTGTGGGCCAGCGCGAAGTCGTGCTGCGGCGGGATGGTGAGTTCAATCAGGCAGACATCATCATGACTGGTGACGATTTTCGCGCCGGTACCGGAGGCCAATACCCGCTCAATGCGCGTAGAGCCTTGCTCCGGCTGATAGCTACAGCGCAGCAGTAAATCGATATCGCTAGCCGATACCGGCTGCAGGGTGCGGGCGTGCAGAACCGGCGCCGCGAGACGCGCCAGCTCGCTGGCCTCATCCAAGCGCAGCAGCGGCAGTAGGCAGGCATCCTTTACTTTGCGCGGATCGGCGCTGTAAACGCCGGCCACATCGCTCCAGATAGTGACGCGGGCGACACTGGCCAGCGCGCCAATTTGGGTGGCGGAGTAATCGCTGCCGTTACGGCCCAACAACACCGTTTCACCCGCCTGGTTGCGGCAGATAAAGCCCGTCACCACCAGCCGTTTGGTGGGATGCTGGGTCAGCAACTGCTGCAACAGCGGCCACGAACGCCCTTCATCTACCTGGGGCTGGGCAGCGCGTTCGGCACGGAGAAAATCGCGTGCGTCCAGCCACTGCGCCTCCATGTCAAGCTGGCTGAGCAGCGCCGCCATCAGCCGCGCCGACCAAATTTCACCGTGCCCAACCACCTCGGCATAAACCGCGTCGGTAATAGGGCCGTCAAGCAGTGCCGCCAGCCGCTCCAGGTCGCGAATGAACGCGACAAGCAACCCTTCGGCATCCGTGGCGGGCAGCAAGCCGTTGATAAGCTCGCTTTGATAGCGTCGCAAATTCTGCTGCACCTGATGGGCAGACAGGCGATCGCTTTGGCTCAGCGTCAACCAGCTTATCAGCTGGTTGGTGGTGCTGCCCGCC
This region includes:
- a CDS encoding bifunctional aspartate kinase/homoserine dehydrogenase II, whose translation is MSPLVSADSPIGRQLHKFGGSSLADVKCYQRVAGIMAEYSQPGDLMVVSAAGSTTNQLISWLTLSQSDRLSAHQVQQNLRRYQSELINGLLPATDAEGLLVAFIRDLERLAALLDGPITDAVYAEVVGHGEIWSARLMAALLSQLDMEAQWLDARDFLRAERAAQPQVDEGRSWPLLQQLLTQHPTKRLVVTGFICRNQAGETVLLGRNGSDYSATQIGALASVARVTIWSDVAGVYSADPRKVKDACLLPLLRLDEASELARLAAPVLHARTLQPVSASDIDLLLRCSYQPEQGSTRIERVLASGTGAKIVTSHDDVCLIELTIPPQHDFALAHKEMELVLKRAQIKPLAVGVHRDRRLLQLCYTSEVAGSALHSLEQAGLPAHLQLREGVALVALVGAGVAKNPLHSHRFYQQLKYQPIEFFWQAEDGISLVAVLRVGPTEHVIQGLHTSLFRAEKRIGLMLFGKGNIGSRWLELFAREQKNLSARTGFEFILSGVVDSQRSLLSYDGLDASRALAFFNDEATLTEPEDLFLWMRAHPYDDLVVLDVTASEAVADQYLDFASYGFHVISANKLAGASGGDNYRQVRDAFAKTGRHWLYNATVGAGLPVNHTVRDLLDSGDSILSISGIFSGTLSWLFLQFDGSVPFTELVEQAWQQGLTEPDPRVDLSGQDVMRKLVILAREAGYAIEPNQVRVESLVAPGHEAGSVDHFFEEGGEALNEHMLQRLEAAKEMGLVLRYIARFEANGKARVGVEAVRREHPMASLLPCDNVFAIESRWYRDNPLVIRGPGAGRDVTAGAIQSDLNRLAQLL